The Pasteuria penetrans genome segment GACCCGAAACCATTTGATCAAGATCAATGAATCCTGTTGGCGTCCCACGTAAGCCCATGGGATCCTCCTGGAGCTCCTCGATCTGTGCATAGGACGTAACGAGAACTTCATGCAGGGGCACCAATCCCCCACGACCCGTATGGCGTGACAAATTCATGATTGCCTGCTCGGCTGTATCCAACAAATGGGTCGCATCATCAAAGGGCTCGTAGGCCGATCTCACAATCCCCGTGCCTGTCGCGATCAAACGACGAACCAGCGCCAACTCCTCGACACGTCGCGCATAGTGATCCACGTGTGCTGTTGTCGGCATGCAACCAACCACCTGGGAGAGGTACTCCACACCCCCAGCCTCCTCCACTTGATCCCGGTCCCGTAACCAGGAGAGCAGTGTGGTGGGGTCGATAGCCCTTGCCTGAGCTGCCATTCGTTCCATGGCCGCGAATAATACCTTATGTGCATTTACATAAAAATCATCCGACTTCAACCGATCTTCTACAACCGAAAACACACTGGGATCAAGGAGAATGGAACCCAAAACCGCCTGCTCTGCCCCAACGTCATGGGGAGGAACCCGATCCGGTGCGGACACAGCTACGACCATACCTATATCCCCTTCCTCATTCCCCCTGTTTCACCCACAAGGACAGGTCCGGTCTAAAGACACCCCCCCGCATCCTGCTAGACCGAACCCCCCTCCATAAACAGGAATCTATCCCTTCTCTGCCACCACATCCAGAACCACCTTTGCTGTATACGCCGGATGCAACTTCAGTACCAAATCCTTTCTCCCAATACCGCGAATAGGATCCTTCAAACGAACCACCCTCTTATCGAGTTGGACACCATATTGGGACGCGATGGCTTCACAGATATGAGCCGCTGTAATAGAACCAAACGTTCTCCCCTCCCGACCCACTCGCAAGGTCACTTCCACTTTAGAACCATCGAGTTGCTTTGCCAAACGCTCGGCCTGGGAAACTTCCTCTTGGGATCTCTCCTCCTCACGCTGCTTCCGCTGACGCAACATGGCCAAATTGGCCCGCGTTGCCTTAGCGGCTAACTTGCGAGGCAAAAGAAAATTACGACCATACCCATTCGATACTTCC includes the following:
- the rplI gene encoding 50S ribosomal protein L9 → MQLILLDDVRGLGKKGEVKEVSNGYGRNFLLPRKLAAKATRANLAMLRQRKQREEERSQEEVSQAERLAKQLDGSKVEVTLRVGREGRTFGSITAAHICEAIASQYGVQLDKRVVRLKDPIRGIGRKDLVLKLHPAYTAKVVLDVVAEKG